CTATCATATCCCCGTCTTTGACAAGATATTCCTTGCCTTCAAGACGCAAAACACCTGCCTTGCGGCATTCGTCCATTGAGGCGTTGTGCGCCGCGTAGTCGTCATACGCAACAACCTGTGCACGGATAAAGCCTCTTGCAAGGTCCGTGTGAATGGCGCCCGCCGCCTGAACGGCGTTGTCGCCTTTGTGCAGCGTCCATGCGCGGACTTCGTCGGGGCCGCTCGTGAAGAAGCTTATAAGCCCGAGCACGGAATATGCAGCCTGTATAAGCCTTTCCCTGCCCGGTTCCGCTATATTGAGCCCTTCGGTAAATTCCGCCGCTTCCTCTTCGCTGAATTCGGCGATGTCCATTTCAAGGCTTCCGTAAAGCTTGCAGATTTCTATTCCCTGCTCCGCCGCCCGCGCTTTGAGTGCCTCATACTGCGGAATTTTGCTTTCGTCGCTCTGCGAGTCGTCAAGATTGAGAACTATAAGCTCTGGTTTTGCGGTAACGAAAGCGTAGCTTTTGAGGGAATGTTTTTCCTCGTCGCTCATTTCTATGCTGCGAAGCGGTTTTTCCTCTTCAAGACAGGCGAAACAGCGTTCAAGCAGCTCTTTTTCCTTTGCCTCGGCAGGAAGCAGTTTTTTCTTTTCGTTCAGCTTGGAAAGGCGGTTTTCAATAACCGCGTAGTCGCGGAAAATAAGCTCGCTTTCAACTATGCTCCAGTCGCGCACAGGATCTATGCTGCCCTCGGGATGCTCAACGGAAGCGTTGTCAAAGCAGCGTATCACCTGAATAAGCGCGTCGGCGTCGGCGACAAATGAAAGAAACGCGTTGCCGAGTCCCGCGCCCTTGCCTGCGCCGCGCGAAAGCCCCGCAAGATCGACAAATTCAATCTGCGCCGGCGTTTCCTTTTTCGGCGTGAAAATTTCGCAGAGTTTGTCAAAACGCTTGTCAGGAACGGCGACAACAGCCTTGTTCGGGTCTGTTTTTCCGCCTGCGTAGGGTTTAACCTCCGCGCCCGCCCTCGTTATAACGTTGAAAACCGTGGACTTTCCGCTGAGCGGCAGTCCGACTATTCCGCAATGCAGCATATTACTCTCTCCAGTCGTGTATAATTATCAAAATTATTGCTGTTTTTTGTACTCTGGCAGAACAATGAGCCCTGCTTCAAGCTTGTCCTCTATTTCTTCAACCCGTTTTCTTATGCTCAGCGGCACGTTGTTTTTTGCCTCGCGCGTCCAGGTCGAAAGCCCTATTGCGCCCTCTTTTATACCGACAGAAACGTCTTTGGGCGCAATCTGCTTCTGCATATATCTGTCAATAACGGCGTACACGACGTAATCAACCCTCTTAACTGCGCTTGCGAGAACCGCTTTCGGATACTGTTTTTCAACCTCGTTGTCAACGCCTATCGT
The window above is part of the Candidatus Equadaptatus faecalis genome. Proteins encoded here:
- the ychF gene encoding redox-regulated ATPase YchF; its protein translation is MLHCGIVGLPLSGKSTVFNVITRAGAEVKPYAGGKTDPNKAVVAVPDKRFDKLCEIFTPKKETPAQIEFVDLAGLSRGAGKGAGLGNAFLSFVADADALIQVIRCFDNASVEHPEGSIDPVRDWSIVESELIFRDYAVIENRLSKLNEKKKLLPAEAKEKELLERCFACLEEEKPLRSIEMSDEEKHSLKSYAFVTAKPELIVLNLDDSQSDESKIPQYEALKARAAEQGIEICKLYGSLEMDIAEFSEEEAAEFTEGLNIAEPGRERLIQAAYSVLGLISFFTSGPDEVRAWTLHKGDNAVQAAGAIHTDLARGFIRAQVVAYDDYAAHNASMDECRKAGVLRLEGKEYLVKDGDMIEIRFNV